A single region of the Tursiops truncatus isolate mTurTru1 chromosome 18, mTurTru1.mat.Y, whole genome shotgun sequence genome encodes:
- the RFC3 gene encoding replication factor C subunit 3 isoform X1, translated as MSLWVDKYRPCSLGQLDYHKEQAAQLRNLVSRRDGAGRAGGGEAFALPLLKVQCGDFPHLLVYGPSGAGKKTRIMCILRELYGVGVEKLRIEHQTITTPSKKKIEISTIASNYHLEVNPSDAGNSDRVVIQEMLKTVAQSQQLETNSQKDFKVVLLTEVDKLTKDAQHALRRTMEKYMSTCRLILCCNSTSKVIPPIRSRCLAVRVPAPSIEDICHVLSTVCKKEGLNLPSQLARRLAEKSCRNLRKALLMCEACRVQQYPFTGDQEIPETDWEVYLRETANAIVSQQTPQRLLEVRGRLYELLTHCIPPEIIMKGLLSELLHNCDGQLKGEVAQMAAYYEHRLQLGSKAIYHLEAFVAKFMALYKKFMEDGLEGMIF; from the exons ATGAGCCTCTGGGTGGACAAATACCGGCCCTGCTCTTTGGGACAGCTGGACTATCACAAGGAGCAGGCGGCCCAGCTGCGCAACTTGGTGAGTCGGCGGGACGGGGCGGGGAGAGCCGGAGGAGGCGAGGCCTTCGCTCTCCCGCTTCTAAAG gtgCAGTGTGGtgactttcctcatctgttagtCTATGGACCATCAGGTGCTGGAAAAAAGACAAGAATTATGTGTATTCTACGTGAACTTTATGGTGTGGGAGTGGAAAAATTGAGAATTGAACATCAGACCATCACA ACTCcatctaaaaagaaaattgaaattagcACTATTGCAAGCAATTACCACCTTGAAGTTAATCCCAG tgATGCTGGAAATAGTGACCGGGTAGTAATTCAGGAGATGTTGAAAACAGTGGCACAATCACAGCAACTTGAAACAAACTctcaaaaagattttaaag TCGTGTTATTGACAGAAGTTGACAAACTCACTAAAGATGCTCAGCATGCCTTGCGCAGAACCATGGAAAAGTATATGTCCACCTGCAGGTTGATCTTGTGTTGCAATTCTACATCAAAAGTGATACCACCTATTCGTAGTAGGTGCCTTGCAGTTCGTGTGCCTGCTCCCAGCATTGAAGAT atttgccATGTGTTATCTACTGTGTGCAAGAAGGAAGGTCTAAATCTTCCTTCACAACTGGCTCGTAGACTTGCAGAGAAGTCCTGCAGAAATCTCAGAAAAGCTCTGCTTATGTGTGAAGCCTGCAGAGTGCAACA ATATCCTTTTACTGGAGATCAAGAAATCCCTGAAACAGATTGGGAGGTGTATCTGAGGGAGACTGCCAATGCTATTGTCAGTCAGCAGACTCCACAGAG gCTCCTTGAAGTTCGTGGGAGACTCTATGAGCTTCTGACTCATTGTATTCCTCCTGAAATAATAATGAAG GGCCTTCTCTCAGAGCTTTTACATAATTGTGATGGACAACTGAAAGGGGAAGTGGCCCAGATGGCAGCTTACTATGAACATCGTCTACAGCTGGGTAGCAAAGCCATTTATCACTTGGAAGCATTTGTGGCCAAATTTATGGCACTTTATAAGAAGTTCATGGAGGATGGATTGGAAGGCATGATATTCTGA
- the RFC3 gene encoding replication factor C subunit 3 isoform X2 — translation MSLWVDKYRPCSLGQLDYHKEQAAQLRNLVQCGDFPHLLVYGPSGAGKKTRIMCILRELYGVGVEKLRIEHQTITTPSKKKIEISTIASNYHLEVNPSDAGNSDRVVIQEMLKTVAQSQQLETNSQKDFKVVLLTEVDKLTKDAQHALRRTMEKYMSTCRLILCCNSTSKVIPPIRSRCLAVRVPAPSIEDICHVLSTVCKKEGLNLPSQLARRLAEKSCRNLRKALLMCEACRVQQYPFTGDQEIPETDWEVYLRETANAIVSQQTPQRLLEVRGRLYELLTHCIPPEIIMKGLLSELLHNCDGQLKGEVAQMAAYYEHRLQLGSKAIYHLEAFVAKFMALYKKFMEDGLEGMIF, via the exons ATGAGCCTCTGGGTGGACAAATACCGGCCCTGCTCTTTGGGACAGCTGGACTATCACAAGGAGCAGGCGGCCCAGCTGCGCAACTTG gtgCAGTGTGGtgactttcctcatctgttagtCTATGGACCATCAGGTGCTGGAAAAAAGACAAGAATTATGTGTATTCTACGTGAACTTTATGGTGTGGGAGTGGAAAAATTGAGAATTGAACATCAGACCATCACA ACTCcatctaaaaagaaaattgaaattagcACTATTGCAAGCAATTACCACCTTGAAGTTAATCCCAG tgATGCTGGAAATAGTGACCGGGTAGTAATTCAGGAGATGTTGAAAACAGTGGCACAATCACAGCAACTTGAAACAAACTctcaaaaagattttaaag TCGTGTTATTGACAGAAGTTGACAAACTCACTAAAGATGCTCAGCATGCCTTGCGCAGAACCATGGAAAAGTATATGTCCACCTGCAGGTTGATCTTGTGTTGCAATTCTACATCAAAAGTGATACCACCTATTCGTAGTAGGTGCCTTGCAGTTCGTGTGCCTGCTCCCAGCATTGAAGAT atttgccATGTGTTATCTACTGTGTGCAAGAAGGAAGGTCTAAATCTTCCTTCACAACTGGCTCGTAGACTTGCAGAGAAGTCCTGCAGAAATCTCAGAAAAGCTCTGCTTATGTGTGAAGCCTGCAGAGTGCAACA ATATCCTTTTACTGGAGATCAAGAAATCCCTGAAACAGATTGGGAGGTGTATCTGAGGGAGACTGCCAATGCTATTGTCAGTCAGCAGACTCCACAGAG gCTCCTTGAAGTTCGTGGGAGACTCTATGAGCTTCTGACTCATTGTATTCCTCCTGAAATAATAATGAAG GGCCTTCTCTCAGAGCTTTTACATAATTGTGATGGACAACTGAAAGGGGAAGTGGCCCAGATGGCAGCTTACTATGAACATCGTCTACAGCTGGGTAGCAAAGCCATTTATCACTTGGAAGCATTTGTGGCCAAATTTATGGCACTTTATAAGAAGTTCATGGAGGATGGATTGGAAGGCATGATATTCTGA